From a region of the Thermomonas sp. HDW16 genome:
- a CDS encoding M23 family metallopeptidase, whose translation MRRERKPSPLRGLLLFLLGALVGANAVYFVMSRERAAAAPPSDSSPPNRVEIPLPIGNGSASTPTPPAQTPPVLPAPRVSATGTGTTAVTSGALLIPVQGVTATQLLDTFTDARSAGRSHDAIDIMAAAGTPVFAVADGHVEKLFDSKQGGITLYQFDPQGTRAYYYAHLQGYAAGIAEKKALKRGELIGYVGSTGNASAEAPHLHFAIFVLGPEKQWWKGEAINPYPLLGGVPR comes from the coding sequence ATGCGGCGGGAACGCAAGCCCTCGCCACTGCGCGGCCTGCTGCTATTCCTGCTGGGCGCGCTGGTTGGCGCGAATGCGGTGTATTTCGTGATGTCGCGCGAGCGCGCCGCTGCCGCGCCTCCGAGCGACAGCTCGCCGCCGAACCGGGTGGAAATTCCGTTGCCCATCGGCAATGGCAGCGCATCCACGCCAACGCCGCCCGCGCAAACTCCTCCCGTTTTGCCAGCACCGCGTGTCTCAGCCACCGGGACAGGCACGACCGCCGTCACGAGTGGCGCCCTGCTGATTCCGGTGCAAGGCGTGACCGCCACGCAACTGCTCGACACCTTCACCGATGCCCGCAGCGCAGGCCGTTCGCACGATGCCATCGACATCATGGCGGCGGCCGGCACGCCGGTCTTCGCGGTGGCCGACGGCCATGTCGAGAAGCTGTTCGACAGCAAGCAGGGCGGCATCACGCTCTACCAATTCGATCCGCAGGGCACGCGTGCCTACTACTACGCGCACCTGCAGGGCTACGCCGCTGGCATCGCCGAGAAGAAAGCACTCAAGCGCGGCGAGCTGATCGGTTACGTGGGCTCCACCGGCAATGCCAGTGCGGAGGCGCCGCATCTGCATTTCGCAATCTTCGTGCTGGGCCCGGAAAAACAATGGTGGAAGGGCGAGGCGATCAATCCCTATCCGCTGTTGGGCGGCGTGCCGCGCTGA
- a CDS encoding toxic anion resistance protein, protein MTSQNEPVLLPAALSEQSLTDLGLDTQDIDRINEASKALQDIAPGNLSGYGRDATAKTSAFSVQLLDKVRNADLDTSGDKLGEVVRIARSLNLDSFSERSKLPILGPLIDKLKATKGELVQKYSSTNKQIDQLMGDVSKTQQVQQQRVREYDQMHALVLDERRELGIHVAAGRVRIAELEQELASLAGMEDPQSRTRRAELDTALRLIDKRVSDLHVLQHAAEQTLPMIRLIQANAIQLIEKFAAVRDITIPMWRNQFAIQLSLADQRNAVELANAIDDASNELMRKNAELVHGTSVGTARANQRSVIDIETLRTVNETLIRTVEEVREIHREGMAKRKQLSSELVEMRDDLAKRLALPTSGPAT, encoded by the coding sequence ATGACCTCGCAGAACGAACCCGTCCTCCTGCCGGCCGCGCTCAGCGAACAATCGCTCACCGACCTTGGCCTCGACACCCAGGACATCGACCGCATCAACGAGGCGAGCAAGGCGCTGCAGGACATCGCGCCCGGCAACCTCAGCGGCTATGGCCGCGACGCCACCGCCAAGACCAGCGCGTTTTCGGTGCAACTGCTGGACAAGGTGCGCAATGCCGACCTCGATACGTCCGGCGACAAGCTCGGCGAGGTGGTGCGGATCGCGCGCAGCCTCAACCTCGACAGTTTTTCCGAACGTTCCAAGCTGCCGATCCTCGGCCCGCTGATCGACAAGCTGAAGGCGACCAAGGGCGAGCTGGTGCAGAAATACAGCTCGACCAACAAGCAGATCGACCAGCTGATGGGCGACGTGTCCAAGACCCAGCAAGTGCAGCAGCAACGCGTGCGCGAGTACGACCAGATGCATGCGCTGGTGCTGGACGAGCGCCGCGAACTCGGCATCCACGTCGCCGCCGGCCGCGTGCGCATTGCGGAACTTGAGCAGGAGCTGGCATCGCTGGCCGGGATGGAGGATCCGCAGTCGCGCACCCGCCGTGCCGAACTCGACACTGCGTTGCGCCTCATCGACAAGCGTGTGTCCGACCTGCACGTGCTGCAGCATGCGGCGGAGCAAACCCTGCCGATGATCCGCCTGATCCAGGCCAACGCGATCCAGCTGATCGAGAAATTCGCCGCGGTGCGCGACATCACCATCCCGATGTGGCGCAACCAGTTCGCGATCCAGCTGTCGCTGGCCGACCAGCGCAACGCGGTGGAACTGGCCAATGCGATCGACGACGCCAGCAACGAGCTGATGCGCAAGAACGCCGAACTGGTGCATGGCACCTCGGTGGGCACGGCGCGCGCCAACCAGCGCTCGGTGATCGACATCGAAACCCTGCGCACGGTCAACGAGACCCTGATCCGCACGGTGGAGGAAGTCCGCGAGATCCATCGCGAGGGCATGGCCAAGCGCAAGCAGTTGAGCAGCGAACTGGTGGAGATGCGCGACGACCTAGCCAAGCGGCTGGCGTTGCCCACGTCTGGCCCTGCGACCTGA
- a CDS encoding N-acetylmuramoyl-L-alanine amidase, whose amino-acid sequence MRTTIVVLMLALLAACATPSQRNPLAEWVPSPNYNARKPVIIVLHATEQGSAEQSLRTLRTANRGGKVSAHYLIGDDGRIYQLVADGERAWHAGGGSWGAITDLNSASIGIEIDNEVGEAYTEAQIAALLRLLDDLTTRLDIPKTQVIGHSDLAPTRKRDPGSLFPWKQLAEAGYGRWPQGELRDPPAGFDPWLAMAAIGYPLQDRAAAVRAFHRHYRGQDDGENPDASFDAEDLRILYALNAMVGAVSP is encoded by the coding sequence ATGCGTACCACCATCGTCGTCCTGATGCTGGCCCTGCTCGCGGCCTGCGCCACGCCATCGCAACGCAATCCGTTGGCCGAGTGGGTGCCGTCGCCGAACTACAACGCACGCAAGCCAGTGATCATCGTGCTGCATGCGACCGAGCAGGGATCGGCCGAACAAAGCCTGCGGACGCTGCGCACCGCCAACCGCGGCGGCAAGGTCAGCGCGCACTATTTGATTGGCGATGACGGCCGCATCTACCAGCTGGTGGCCGATGGCGAGCGCGCCTGGCATGCCGGCGGCGGTTCATGGGGCGCGATCACCGATCTCAATTCGGCCTCGATCGGCATCGAGATCGACAACGAAGTCGGCGAGGCCTACACCGAAGCGCAGATCGCCGCACTGCTGCGCCTGCTGGACGATTTGACCACGCGGCTGGATATCCCGAAGACGCAGGTGATCGGCCATTCGGATCTTGCACCGACCCGCAAGCGCGATCCGGGCTCGCTGTTTCCGTGGAAGCAGTTGGCCGAGGCCGGTTACGGGCGTTGGCCGCAGGGTGAATTACGCGATCCGCCAGCGGGCTTCGATCCGTGGTTGGCGATGGCGGCGATCGGTTATCCGCTGCAGGATCGCGCCGCCGCAGTGCGCGCCTTCCATCGCCACTATCGCGGACAGGACGATGGCGAAAATCCGGATGCGAGCTTCGATGCCGAAGACCTGCGCATCCTGTATGCGTTGAACGCGATGGTCGGCGCGGTGTCGCCCTGA
- a CDS encoding DNA repair ATPase, with amino-acid sequence MTNPANAASNADASTNDAVAQGGAYEVLRKRLADQGVRLRGIADALNTQRLQEFGDSRMEIAGRFRIRSEQNAVGRDIVQVGDLLLFGYNVFLGLKSTTSVSDVFGLYKLVETAEGYDVTPVDPAHSFLADPAFVRDFTELYAYYKEARLLQLLVKDSKLLAAFQIGADAKDVRVFRWNLSSTGEIGYIDARGERDISLPAPFDFEWIRATKDMEVSGRFPHLNILDTLFVETLGGDLTIKAENNTETGAGVYSEPVDDGTQSLDDAQFYFAKVGSLILLKILPYRETTWRGLVFNTLTGKVTRLDAIVQACIQLPEDHGIIFPGGYYLQNGEHKAFDTAIQGMQYKRAIRSPNGEDVMYVFYQRESGMAALLVYNMIQRQLLPPTLAHGYARLADGRMVLFNAENDDPTRIHHMQVWKTPFVSEEFAASRPPSTTWLGRIGNAELVRAISNLYDLVRDIEREDVSAQRYELLAHATRRLFDAHHWIDDEHSDGLSTLLHQVAATGESVLDEFQKVLEIRRQADDALRQAQSEHRALIGRLQPDAWSQVQEFVDALNAISALRGRLLTIRDYRYIDTVAIDAMAQSLSTAHDGVGSATGVFLSSAKALAPFEQRLTALDDAAGKATTAKQLAEHIAGMQAMSADLDMLSELMASLKVDDATQRTQVVDALSGLYARLNQAKARADLRRKTLGSAESVAQFGAQFTLFAQSIASALGMANTPEKADEQLSRLMVQLEELESQFGEHEQFLGDILSKREELLEAFEAHKQALLDERQRKAQSVFDAAQRILEGLGRRTERFATPDELNAFFAGDALILKLRELAERLRELKDSVKADDVEARIKSARDQAVRALRDRSDLFEDGGNVIKLGPRHRFSVNTQALDLTLLPRGDHLAVHLTGTDFMEPLHDAALAELQPYWAVTLESESPTLYRSEYLAGQVLQDAAAGRNALSMDALQRAALDSDALNKLVRDYAAPRYRDGYEKGIHDFDAAKLLQLLLSLQRGAGSLIHHPASRALAVSYWASLEASACSAWLDRLRTARAIDALSPAGTAVAAASTELAEAIDAHLRDNALPITAARPSSAAAFLVDSAQGAAMPLRFTAYAQALVDALAAKLAGDNGRVLQAAMAHLQERPGAAWSLAQQAFTALAAQPELVANNGYIDEAVALYLHGKRLDHAVERVTLQGQVEGLLGTHPRIVDGRMTLSIEDFLARFEEHQRSFVPGWQRFQKLRGEVVQREREAMRLSEFKARPLTSFVRNKLINDVYLPVIGDNLAKQMGTVGENKRSDLMGLLMLISPPGYGKTTLMEYVAHRLGLVFMKVNGPALGHEVRSLDPAQAPDATSRQELEKLNLGLEMGSNVMLYVDDIQHTHPEFLQKFISLCDGTRRIEGVWRDKTRTYDMRGKKFAVVMAGNPYTESGEVFKIPDMLANRADIYNLGDVLGGMEESFLLSYIENSLTSNPVLAPLATRDMADLYLLAERARGKEISTNALKHGYSGAEINEIVAVLQRLMQVRDVVYKVNQQYIASAAQADKYRVEPPFKLQGSYRNMNKLTEKISPVMNEAELQQLIDDHYLGESQLLTSGAEENLLKLAELRGVMSAEQQARWTQIKADFLRNKAMGADDADVGGRMVAQLADIAGNLDALRTPPMEKQETAPWPAVLDALRSLQAKPQVAASQQAAPDFDALLTAMQGQQAPVIEILRATLARQDMLNSALLELADVLARAPSSAPSPAAAAGDSDGKPRRNPPRVRTQREIAFERELEKLRFKHEQDKKDGEAE; translated from the coding sequence ATGACCAATCCCGCCAACGCCGCCAGCAACGCGGATGCCAGCACCAACGACGCCGTCGCCCAAGGCGGCGCCTACGAAGTGCTGCGCAAGCGCCTGGCAGATCAAGGCGTACGCCTGCGCGGGATCGCCGATGCGCTCAATACGCAGCGGCTGCAGGAGTTCGGCGACTCCAGGATGGAGATCGCCGGGCGCTTCCGCATCCGCAGCGAGCAGAACGCAGTCGGTCGCGACATCGTCCAGGTCGGCGACCTGCTGCTGTTCGGCTACAACGTGTTCCTTGGCCTGAAGTCGACCACGTCGGTGAGCGATGTGTTCGGCCTGTACAAGCTGGTGGAAACCGCCGAGGGCTACGACGTCACTCCGGTCGACCCGGCGCACAGTTTCCTCGCCGATCCCGCGTTCGTGCGCGATTTCACCGAGCTGTACGCGTACTACAAGGAAGCGCGCCTGCTGCAGTTGCTGGTCAAGGACAGCAAGCTGCTGGCCGCGTTCCAGATCGGCGCCGATGCCAAGGACGTGCGCGTGTTCCGCTGGAACCTGTCCAGCACCGGCGAGATCGGCTACATCGACGCGCGCGGCGAACGCGACATCAGCCTGCCTGCGCCGTTCGACTTCGAATGGATCCGCGCGACCAAGGACATGGAGGTCAGCGGCCGTTTCCCGCACCTCAACATCCTCGACACCTTGTTCGTCGAGACCCTCGGCGGCGACCTGACCATCAAGGCCGAGAACAACACCGAGACCGGCGCCGGCGTGTACAGCGAGCCGGTCGATGACGGCACGCAGTCGCTGGACGACGCGCAGTTCTACTTCGCCAAGGTCGGTTCGCTGATCCTGTTGAAGATCCTGCCCTACCGCGAAACCACCTGGCGCGGGCTGGTGTTCAACACCCTGACCGGCAAGGTCACCCGGCTCGACGCCATCGTGCAGGCCTGCATCCAGCTGCCGGAAGACCACGGCATCATCTTCCCCGGCGGCTACTACCTGCAGAACGGCGAGCACAAGGCGTTCGATACCGCCATCCAGGGCATGCAGTACAAGCGCGCGATCCGCTCGCCGAACGGCGAGGACGTGATGTACGTGTTCTACCAGCGCGAGTCCGGCATGGCCGCGCTGCTGGTCTACAACATGATCCAGCGCCAGCTGCTGCCGCCGACGCTGGCGCACGGCTATGCGCGCCTGGCCGATGGCCGCATGGTGCTGTTCAACGCCGAGAACGACGACCCGACCCGCATCCACCACATGCAGGTGTGGAAGACACCGTTCGTGTCCGAGGAATTCGCCGCCAGCCGGCCACCGAGCACGACCTGGCTGGGCCGCATCGGCAATGCAGAATTGGTGCGCGCGATCTCCAATCTCTACGACCTCGTCCGCGACATCGAGCGAGAGGACGTTTCCGCGCAGCGTTACGAACTGCTGGCGCATGCGACCCGCCGCCTGTTCGACGCGCATCACTGGATCGACGACGAACACAGCGACGGCCTGTCCACCTTGCTGCACCAGGTGGCGGCCACCGGCGAATCGGTGCTGGACGAGTTCCAGAAGGTACTGGAGATCCGCCGCCAGGCCGACGACGCGCTGCGCCAGGCACAGAGCGAGCATCGCGCGCTGATCGGCCGCCTGCAGCCGGATGCCTGGTCGCAGGTGCAGGAGTTCGTCGATGCGCTGAATGCGATCTCGGCGCTGCGCGGTCGCCTGCTGACCATTCGCGACTACCGCTACATCGATACCGTCGCCATCGATGCGATGGCGCAGTCGCTGTCCACCGCGCACGATGGCGTGGGCAGCGCGACCGGTGTGTTCCTGTCCTCGGCCAAGGCCCTGGCGCCGTTCGAGCAGCGCCTGACCGCGCTGGACGATGCGGCCGGCAAGGCGACCACGGCGAAGCAGCTGGCCGAGCATATCGCCGGCATGCAGGCGATGTCCGCCGACCTCGACATGCTGTCCGAGCTCATGGCTTCGCTGAAGGTCGACGATGCCACCCAGCGCACGCAAGTCGTGGATGCGCTCTCCGGCCTGTATGCGCGCCTCAACCAGGCCAAGGCGCGCGCCGACCTGCGCCGCAAGACGCTGGGTTCCGCCGAATCCGTCGCCCAGTTCGGCGCGCAGTTCACCCTGTTCGCGCAGTCGATCGCCAGTGCGCTGGGCATGGCCAACACGCCGGAGAAAGCAGACGAACAACTGTCGCGGCTGATGGTGCAGCTGGAGGAACTGGAGAGCCAGTTCGGCGAACACGAACAGTTCCTGGGCGACATCCTGTCCAAGCGCGAGGAACTGCTGGAGGCGTTCGAGGCGCACAAGCAGGCCCTGCTCGACGAACGCCAGCGCAAGGCGCAATCGGTGTTCGATGCCGCGCAACGCATCCTCGAAGGCCTGGGCCGGCGCACCGAACGCTTCGCGACGCCCGACGAACTCAACGCCTTCTTCGCCGGCGATGCTCTGATCCTCAAGCTGCGCGAGCTGGCTGAACGCCTGCGCGAACTCAAGGACTCGGTCAAGGCCGACGACGTGGAAGCGCGGATCAAATCCGCGCGCGACCAGGCCGTGCGCGCCCTGCGCGACCGCAGCGACCTGTTCGAAGACGGCGGCAACGTCATCAAGCTGGGCCCGCGCCACCGCTTCAGCGTCAACACCCAGGCACTCGATCTGACGTTGTTGCCGCGTGGCGACCACCTCGCCGTGCACCTGACCGGCACCGACTTCATGGAGCCGCTGCACGACGCCGCATTGGCCGAGCTGCAGCCGTACTGGGCGGTGACCCTGGAATCCGAATCGCCCACGCTGTATCGGAGCGAATACCTGGCCGGGCAGGTGCTGCAGGACGCCGCGGCGGGCCGCAACGCGCTGTCGATGGACGCACTGCAACGCGCAGCGCTGGATAGCGATGCGCTGAACAAGCTGGTGCGCGACTACGCCGCCCCGCGCTACCGCGACGGTTACGAGAAGGGCATCCACGACTTTGATGCAGCGAAGTTGCTGCAGCTGCTGCTGTCGTTGCAGCGCGGTGCCGGCTCGCTGATCCATCATCCGGCCTCGCGTGCACTCGCGGTCTCGTATTGGGCTTCGTTGGAGGCTTCCGCATGCAGCGCCTGGCTGGATCGGCTGCGCACCGCACGCGCCATCGATGCCTTGTCGCCCGCCGGTACGGCGGTTGCCGCTGCCAGCACGGAACTGGCGGAAGCCATCGACGCACATCTGCGCGACAACGCATTGCCGATCACGGCGGCGCGCCCCTCTTCCGCCGCCGCGTTCCTGGTGGACAGCGCACAGGGTGCGGCCATGCCCTTGCGCTTCACCGCCTACGCGCAGGCCTTGGTCGATGCATTGGCCGCAAAGCTTGCCGGCGACAACGGCCGCGTGCTGCAAGCGGCGATGGCGCACCTGCAGGAGCGCCCCGGCGCAGCGTGGTCGTTGGCGCAACAGGCGTTCACCGCACTCGCCGCGCAACCGGAGCTTGTCGCGAACAACGGTTACATCGACGAAGCCGTGGCGCTCTACCTGCACGGCAAGCGGCTGGATCACGCCGTCGAACGCGTCACCCTGCAGGGCCAGGTCGAAGGCCTGCTCGGCACCCATCCGCGCATCGTCGATGGACGCATGACCCTGTCGATCGAGGATTTCCTCGCCCGCTTCGAGGAACACCAGCGCAGCTTCGTACCCGGATGGCAGCGCTTCCAGAAACTTCGCGGCGAAGTGGTGCAGCGCGAGCGCGAGGCGATGCGCCTGTCCGAATTCAAGGCGCGGCCACTGACCAGCTTCGTGCGCAACAAGCTGATCAACGACGTCTATCTGCCGGTGATCGGCGACAACCTCGCCAAGCAGATGGGTACGGTCGGCGAAAACAAGCGCAGCGACCTGATGGGCTTGCTGATGCTGATCAGCCCGCCCGGCTACGGAAAGACCACGCTGATGGAATACGTGGCGCACCGCCTCGGCCTGGTGTTCATGAAGGTCAATGGCCCTGCGCTGGGCCACGAGGTGCGCTCGCTGGATCCGGCGCAGGCACCGGACGCGACCTCGCGGCAGGAACTGGAGAAGCTCAACCTGGGCCTGGAGATGGGCAGCAACGTGATGCTGTACGTCGACGACATCCAGCACACGCACCCGGAATTCCTGCAGAAATTCATCTCGCTATGCGACGGCACCCGCCGCATCGAGGGCGTGTGGCGCGACAAGACCCGCACCTACGACATGCGCGGCAAGAAGTTCGCGGTGGTGATGGCCGGTAACCCGTACACCGAGTCCGGCGAGGTGTTCAAGATCCCTGACATGCTGGCCAACCGCGCCGACATCTACAACCTGGGCGACGTGCTCGGCGGCATGGAAGAGTCCTTCCTGCTCAGCTACATCGAGAACAGCCTGACCTCCAACCCGGTGCTGGCGCCGCTGGCCACCCGCGACATGGCCGATCTCTACCTGCTGGCGGAACGCGCACGCGGCAAGGAAATCTCCACCAATGCGCTCAAGCACGGTTACAGCGGTGCCGAGATCAACGAGATCGTGGCCGTTCTGCAACGACTGATGCAGGTGCGCGACGTCGTCTACAAGGTCAACCAGCAGTACATCGCCAGTGCCGCACAGGCGGACAAGTACCGGGTCGAGCCGCCGTTCAAGCTGCAGGGCAGCTATCGCAACATGAACAAGCTGACCGAGAAGATCTCGCCGGTGATGAACGAGGCCGAGCTGCAGCAGCTGATCGACGACCACTACCTCGGCGAATCGCAGTTGCTGACCAGTGGCGCCGAGGAAAACCTGTTGAAGCTGGCCGAACTGCGTGGCGTGATGAGCGCCGAACAGCAAGCGCGCTGGACGCAAATCAAGGCAGATTTCCTGCGCAACAAGGCGATGGGCGCGGACGATGCGGATGTCGGCGGGCGCATGGTCGCGCAACTGGCCGATATCGCCGGCAACCTGGATGCGCTGCGCACGCCGCCGATGGAGAAACAGGAAACCGCACCGTGGCCAGCCGTGCTCGATGCCTTGCGTTCGTTGCAAGCGAAGCCGCAGGTCGCAGCTTCGCAACAGGCGGCACCCGATTTCGATGCGCTGCTCACGGCGATGCAGGGCCAGCAGGCGCCGGTGATCGAGATCCTGCGCGCCACCCTCGCTCGGCAGGACATGCTCAACAGCGCCTTGCTGGAACTGGCCGACGTGCTTGCGCGCGCACCTTCGTCCGCACCCTCACCCGCTGCGGCTGCGGGTGATAGCGATGGCAAACCGCGCCGCAACCCGCCGCGCGTGCGCACGCAGCGCGAGATCGCCTTCGAGCGCGAACTCGAGAAACTGCGCTTCAAGCACGAACAGGACAAGAAGGACGGCGAGGCCGAATGA
- a CDS encoding L,D-transpeptidase family protein, translating to MNSTESIHPSPTPTPQPVQVRDIPATVTPAIPSTPVAAPPPPPKPKPVLDDAGEPSKSLRAQILLERAWFSPGELDGAWGSKSRRALAGFQQSRGLEATGELDEATWAELDKDAVPALVDYTIEEADVAGPFLPTPSGMMAKSKMKNITYQSAAEGLGEKFHSSPALLAAMNPDVPLNVAGGMLRVPNVRDAAPLAPAAKIEVDKSDAALRLLDAEGKAYAQFPITSGTAKFPLPIGDWTIKSINADPWYNYDPKLIVTARRGDRKALLPPGPNGPVGSMWMALSKPHYGIHGTPEPGLIGRTQSSGCVRLTNWSAHAVASAASVGMTVSMVE from the coding sequence GTGAATTCCACCGAGAGCATCCACCCATCGCCAACGCCCACTCCCCAGCCGGTGCAAGTGCGCGACATCCCCGCGACGGTCACGCCGGCGATTCCGTCGACTCCCGTCGCCGCGCCGCCACCTCCGCCCAAGCCCAAGCCCGTGCTGGACGACGCAGGCGAACCCAGCAAGTCATTGCGTGCGCAGATCCTGCTCGAACGCGCCTGGTTCTCGCCCGGCGAGCTCGATGGCGCATGGGGCAGCAAGAGCCGCCGCGCATTGGCTGGTTTCCAGCAGTCGCGCGGGCTTGAGGCGACCGGCGAACTCGACGAGGCGACCTGGGCGGAGCTCGACAAGGATGCCGTGCCGGCCTTGGTCGACTACACCATCGAAGAAGCCGACGTGGCCGGCCCGTTCCTGCCCACGCCGTCGGGGATGATGGCCAAGTCGAAGATGAAGAACATCACCTACCAGAGCGCTGCCGAGGGCCTGGGTGAGAAATTCCATTCCAGTCCGGCACTGCTGGCCGCGATGAATCCCGATGTGCCGCTGAATGTCGCCGGCGGCATGCTGCGTGTGCCGAACGTGCGCGATGCCGCGCCATTGGCTCCGGCGGCGAAAATCGAAGTCGACAAGTCCGATGCCGCGTTGCGCCTGCTGGATGCCGAAGGCAAGGCCTATGCGCAGTTCCCGATCACCAGCGGCACCGCGAAATTCCCGCTGCCAATCGGCGACTGGACAATCAAGTCGATCAATGCCGACCCTTGGTACAACTACGATCCGAAGCTGATCGTCACCGCACGCCGCGGCGACCGCAAGGCCCTGCTGCCGCCGGGTCCGAACGGGCCAGTCGGCAGCATGTGGATGGCGCTGTCCAAGCCGCATTACGGCATCCACGGCACCCCGGAGCCGGGCCTGATCGGCCGCACCCAATCCAGCGGCTGCGTGCGCCTGACCAACTGGAGCGCGCACGCCGTCGCCAGCGCCGCCAGCGTGGGCATGACCGTGAGCATGGTGGAATAA